A DNA window from Fusobacterium sp. FSA-380-WT-3A contains the following coding sequences:
- a CDS encoding type I phosphomannose isomerase catalytic subunit, producing the protein MQIKELTGERAWRTYTGGKLLDILHKKENSSDSHYPEEWMFSTTIARNSGREDIVEGLSYLKNENKLFVDFIKENPKVLGEKHIQKWGVNLGVLVKLIDSEERLTIQVHPNNQKAKELFNSKFGKTESWHILDTREEKSYIYLGFKEGISKEKFKEYFIEQDLNAMLNCLNKIEVKKGETYLVKGGVPHAIGAGCLILEVQEPTDYTIRVEKTTPSGFVIDDKMCHQGLGFERMFECFDFIDYSEKEIRNNFQMKETEISFEDGRKVNEIITYKDTSCFSLMRLMINNKIKIEKNETYTCLYVISGIGKIEDDLQEIKLEKNVQIFIPANKEFNILGEKLNILLIKGPNVK; encoded by the coding sequence ATGCAAATAAAAGAATTAACAGGAGAAAGAGCTTGGAGAACTTACACAGGCGGGAAGTTATTAGATATTTTACATAAAAAAGAAAATTCAAGTGATAGTCATTATCCAGAAGAATGGATGTTTTCTACAACAATAGCTAGAAATTCTGGAAGAGAAGATATAGTAGAAGGATTATCATATTTAAAAAATGAGAATAAATTATTTGTAGACTTTATCAAAGAAAATCCTAAAGTTTTGGGAGAAAAACATATACAAAAATGGGGAGTAAATTTAGGAGTTCTAGTAAAATTGATTGATAGTGAAGAAAGATTAACTATTCAAGTTCATCCAAATAATCAAAAAGCAAAAGAATTATTTAATAGTAAATTTGGAAAAACAGAATCATGGCATATATTAGATACAAGAGAAGAGAAAAGTTATATTTATTTAGGTTTTAAGGAAGGAATATCAAAAGAAAAATTTAAAGAATACTTTATAGAACAAGATTTAAATGCAATGTTAAATTGTTTAAATAAAATTGAAGTAAAAAAAGGAGAAACGTATTTAGTAAAGGGAGGGGTTCCACATGCAATTGGAGCAGGATGCCTTATTTTAGAAGTTCAAGAACCAACTGATTATACAATTAGAGTTGAAAAAACAACTCCTTCTGGATTTGTAATAGATGATAAAATGTGTCATCAAGGATTAGGATTTGAAAGAATGTTTGAATGTTTTGATTTTATTGATTATTCTGAAAAAGAGATAAGAAATAATTTTCAAATGAAAGAAACGGAAATTTCTTTTGAAGATGGTAGAAAAGTTAATGAAATAATAACTTATAAAGATACTTCATGTTTTTCTTTAATGAGATTAATGATAAATAATAAAATAAAAATAGAAAAAAATGAAACTTATACATGCTTATATGTTATTTCAGGAATAGGAAAAATAGAAGATGATTTACAGGAAATAAAATTAGAAAAAAATGTACAAATATTTATTCCAGCAAATAAAGAATTTAATATATTGGGAGAAAAGTTAAATATTTTATTAATAAAAGGACCAAATGTAAAATAA
- the kduD gene encoding 2-dehydro-3-deoxy-D-gluconate 5-dehydrogenase KduD, which produces MLNEFSMDFFSLKGKVAIVTGGNTGLGQGYVVAFAKAGADLFVVTYDKEWEETRKLVEAEGRKIHFYQADLTDRKQVTASVEECMKVYGKIDILVNNAGTIRRAPLLEYKDEDWEAVININLNAVYYMSQDVAKVMVEQGSGKIINIASMLSFQGGKFVPPYTASKHGVAGITKAFANELACKNIQVNAIAPGYIKTANTAPIRADEKRNAEILSRIPADRWAEPFDLMGTVVFLASRASDYVNGHILAVDGGWLVR; this is translated from the coding sequence ATGTTAAACGAATTCTCAATGGATTTCTTTTCTTTGAAAGGAAAAGTTGCAATAGTGACAGGAGGAAATACTGGACTAGGTCAAGGATATGTAGTGGCTTTTGCGAAAGCTGGAGCAGATTTATTTGTAGTTACTTATGATAAAGAGTGGGAAGAAACAAGAAAATTAGTAGAAGCAGAAGGAAGAAAGATTCACTTTTATCAAGCTGATTTAACAGATAGAAAACAAGTAACAGCATCAGTAGAAGAATGTATGAAAGTTTATGGAAAAATAGATATACTAGTAAATAATGCTGGAACAATAAGAAGAGCTCCATTATTAGAATATAAAGATGAAGATTGGGAAGCAGTAATAAATATAAATTTAAATGCTGTGTATTATATGAGTCAAGATGTAGCTAAAGTTATGGTAGAGCAAGGAAGTGGAAAAATAATTAATATAGCTTCAATGTTATCATTCCAAGGAGGAAAATTTGTTCCACCGTATACAGCAAGTAAACATGGAGTAGCGGGAATAACAAAAGCTTTTGCTAATGAACTAGCTTGTAAAAATATTCAAGTTAATGCAATAGCTCCAGGATACATAAAAACAGCTAATACAGCTCCTATAAGAGCCGATGAAAAAAGAAATGCAGAGATATTAAGTAGAATACCAGCAGATAGATGGGCAGAACCATTTGATTTAATGGGAACAGTAGTATTTTTAGCAAGTAGAGCATCAGATTATGTAAATGGACATATATTAGCTGTAGATGGTGGTTGGCTAGTTAGATAA
- the uxuA gene encoding mannonate dehydratase — MQMSWRWYGQNNDEITLDHIKQIPGVTSIVWSLHDKVAGEEWEFERIKEVTDYIKSKGFNADVVESVNVHDDIKIGKPTRDKYIDIYIDTIKKLAKVGVKVICYNFMPVFDWTRTDLYKKLPDGSNALFYQKNLVSDVTPQEVTRRILEGAGNKTMPGWEPERLSRLNELFEEYKDVTEEKLTENFKYFLERIIPVCEEVGVKMAVHPDDPPWPIFGLPRIVRDEEHIEKVLKLVDSPYNGLTLCSGSLGPNLKNDIPKLIKRFGDRIHFAHIRNVKVFENGDFIESSHRACDGNVDIVEVVKAYHDINFKGYIRPDHGRHLWGEEKNCRPGYGLYDRALGVMYLLGIWDTLEKYK; from the coding sequence ATGCAAATGTCATGGAGATGGTATGGTCAAAATAATGATGAAATAACATTAGATCATATTAAGCAAATTCCAGGGGTAACTTCAATTGTCTGGTCATTACATGATAAAGTGGCTGGAGAAGAATGGGAATTTGAAAGAATAAAAGAGGTTACAGATTATATAAAGTCAAAAGGTTTTAATGCAGATGTAGTAGAAAGTGTAAATGTTCATGATGATATAAAAATTGGTAAGCCAACAAGAGACAAATATATAGATATATATATAGATACTATAAAAAAATTGGCTAAAGTTGGAGTGAAAGTTATATGTTATAATTTTATGCCAGTATTCGATTGGACAAGAACAGACTTATATAAAAAATTACCAGATGGTTCAAATGCACTTTTTTATCAAAAAAATTTAGTATCAGATGTTACACCTCAAGAAGTAACTAGAAGAATTTTAGAGGGAGCAGGAAATAAAACAATGCCTGGATGGGAACCAGAAAGACTTTCTAGATTAAATGAACTATTTGAAGAGTATAAAGATGTTACAGAAGAGAAATTAACAGAGAATTTTAAGTATTTTTTAGAAAGAATAATTCCTGTATGTGAAGAGGTGGGAGTGAAAATGGCAGTTCATCCTGATGATCCACCTTGGCCAATATTTGGACTTCCTAGAATAGTAAGAGATGAAGAACATATAGAAAAAGTTTTAAAATTAGTAGATAGTCCATATAATGGTTTAACATTATGTAGTGGTTCTTTAGGTCCAAATTTAAAAAATGATATACCTAAACTTATAAAAAGATTTGGTGATAGAATTCATTTTGCTCATATAAGAAATGTAAAAGTATTTGAAAATGGTGATTTTATAGAGAGTTCTCATAGAGCATGTGATGGTAATGTAGACATAGTTGAAGTAGTGAAAGCGTATCATGATATTAATTTTAAAGGATATATTAGACCAGATCATGGAAGACATTTATGGGGTGAAGAAAAAAATTGTAGACCAGGATATGGTTTATATGATAGAGCTTTAGGTGTTATGTATCTTTTAGGAATTTGGGATACTTTAGAAAAATATAAATAA
- a CDS encoding TRAP transporter large permease: MDLAVQVGLIIFISLAIFLALGVPISISIGLSSTMAMLLILPFDGAMITSAQRVFIGTNSFSLLAIPFFILAGNIMNTGGIAIRLINCAKLFGRKFYGPLAQANVVANMLFGAISGSGVAAAAAVGGTISPIEEKEGYDRKFSAAVNISSAPTGMLIPPSNTLIVYSTVAGSVSVSALFIAGYIPGILWGIGVMIVAAIMAKKLNYKSETDVNKKIIIKTVLDAIPSLLLIVIVIGGILKGIFTATEGSAIAVVYSLFLSFIYKEMKMSDLPKIFLSSAQMTAIVIFMIGVSSIMSWVMAFAHIPQKIAEILLGITDSKIIILIIMNILLLIVGTFMDPTPAVLIFTPIFLPIVQSFGMTPVHFGIMLVFNLCIGTITPPVGPILFTGCKVGGVTIEEVFKWLLPFYAVTIVILFIVTFVPSFSLFLPQLLGLIK, from the coding sequence ATGGATTTAGCAGTACAAGTAGGATTAATAATATTTATATCATTAGCAATATTTTTAGCTTTAGGGGTTCCTATTAGTATTAGTATAGGTTTATCTTCTACCATGGCTATGCTATTAATTTTACCTTTTGATGGAGCTATGATAACATCTGCTCAAAGAGTATTTATAGGAACAAATTCTTTCTCATTATTGGCTATTCCCTTTTTTATACTAGCAGGAAATATAATGAATACAGGTGGAATAGCTATAAGACTTATAAATTGTGCTAAATTATTTGGAAGAAAATTTTATGGACCTTTAGCACAAGCCAATGTTGTAGCTAATATGCTATTTGGAGCTATTAGTGGTTCAGGAGTTGCAGCTGCAGCAGCAGTCGGAGGAACAATTTCTCCAATAGAAGAAAAAGAAGGATATGATAGAAAATTTAGTGCAGCAGTAAATATATCTTCTGCTCCAACAGGAATGTTAATACCACCAAGTAACACTCTAATTGTATATTCAACAGTTGCTGGAAGTGTATCAGTATCAGCTTTATTTATAGCAGGTTATATACCAGGAATACTTTGGGGAATAGGTGTAATGATAGTAGCAGCTATTATGGCAAAAAAATTAAATTATAAATCTGAAACTGATGTAAATAAAAAAATAATAATAAAAACAGTATTAGATGCTATTCCAAGTTTATTATTAATAGTAATAGTAATAGGCGGAATATTAAAAGGAATATTTACAGCTACAGAAGGCTCAGCTATTGCTGTTGTATATTCACTATTTTTATCTTTTATTTATAAAGAAATGAAAATGAGTGATTTACCAAAAATATTTTTAAGTTCAGCTCAGATGACAGCTATAGTTATTTTTATGATAGGAGTATCTTCTATAATGTCTTGGGTAATGGCTTTTGCTCATATTCCACAAAAAATAGCTGAAATTCTTTTGGGAATAACAGATAGTAAAATAATTATTTTGATAATAATGAATATATTATTATTGATAGTCGGTACTTTTATGGATCCAACTCCAGCAGTATTGATATTTACACCAATATTTTTACCAATAGTTCAAAGTTTTGGAATGACACCAGTTCATTTTGGAATAATGTTAGTATTCAACTTATGTATAGGAACAATTACTCCACCAGTAGGACCAATATTGTTTACAGGTTGTAAAGTTGGAGGAGTTACAATAGAAGAAGTATTTAAGTGGTTATTACCATTTTATGCGGTAACGATAGTTATTTTATTTATAGTAACTTTTGTACCTTCATTCTCATTATTCTTACCACAACTTTTAGGTTTGATAAAATAG
- a CDS encoding TRAP transporter substrate-binding protein: protein MKKVLFIGSLLTMGMLMGCSGDKEKVAGKEEVVKTQVLKVAFNQSENHPQYKALEEFSKQLEEQTKGAYKLEISPNELLGDQRATAELVQNGVIQMSVVGNPVVESFNSDFAVIGLPYLYDSLEHQKKVFLSDVLDPLFESVKSSGFEVIGAFTAGGRCLYTDKPMTKPEDLKGYKFRVMQSDTMKKMVDYMGGIGTPMGQGEVYTAVQQGVIEGGENNEVTYVDLKHYEIAPYFSYTNHLMVPDLIIINEKLYNGMSPENRKIFDDLMKQTIENEFEVWNENVEVAKKVAVENGAKFIEVDIKPFQERVKPLQEEVANRSEMTKKIYSDVRALAQ from the coding sequence ATGAAAAAAGTATTATTTATTGGAAGTTTATTAACTATGGGGATGTTAATGGGTTGTTCTGGAGATAAAGAAAAGGTAGCAGGTAAAGAAGAAGTAGTAAAAACTCAAGTTTTGAAAGTTGCTTTTAACCAATCTGAAAATCATCCACAATATAAAGCTTTAGAAGAGTTTAGTAAACAATTAGAGGAGCAAACGAAAGGAGCATACAAATTAGAAATTTCACCTAATGAATTATTAGGAGATCAAAGAGCAACAGCAGAGTTAGTACAAAATGGAGTCATTCAAATGTCTGTAGTAGGAAATCCAGTAGTTGAAAGTTTCAATTCTGATTTTGCTGTAATAGGATTACCATATTTATATGATAGTTTAGAACATCAAAAGAAAGTATTTTTATCAGATGTATTAGATCCATTATTTGAATCAGTAAAATCAAGTGGTTTTGAAGTAATCGGAGCTTTTACAGCTGGAGGAAGATGTTTATACACAGATAAACCAATGACAAAACCAGAAGATTTAAAAGGATATAAATTTAGAGTAATGCAATCTGATACAATGAAAAAAATGGTAGACTATATGGGAGGAATAGGAACTCCTATGGGACAAGGAGAAGTTTATACAGCAGTTCAACAAGGAGTTATTGAAGGTGGAGAAAACAATGAAGTTACTTATGTTGATTTAAAACATTATGAAATAGCACCATATTTCTCTTATACTAATCATTTAATGGTTCCAGATTTAATCATTATCAATGAAAAATTATATAATGGAATGTCTCCAGAAAATAGAAAAATATTTGATGATTTAATGAAACAAACTATTGAAAATGAATTTGAAGTATGGAATGAAAACGTAGAAGTAGCTAAAAAAGTAGCAGTAGAAAATGGAGCTAAATTTATAGAAGTAGATATAAAACCATTCCAAGAAAGAGTTAAACCTTTACAAGAAGAAGTAGCAAATAGATCAGAAATGACTAAAAAAATATACTCAGACGTAAGAGCATTAGCACAATAA
- a CDS encoding TRAP transporter small permease — MEKIKNILDKIIEKFCIVIMGVMTLLVTWQVITRYFFNNPSIVTEQTSQYLFVWLVMYGSAYVFGKREHMQISFVRDLASPPIRKIIDIIQEIIITIFVITVMIYGGYFSSLRQMGQLDAALQIPMGVVYSAIPISGIFIIFYAILNITKIAKKD; from the coding sequence ATGGAAAAAATAAAAAATATTTTAGACAAGATTATTGAAAAATTTTGTATAGTAATAATGGGTGTAATGACTCTTCTAGTAACATGGCAAGTTATAACAAGATACTTTTTTAACAATCCGAGTATAGTAACAGAGCAAACATCTCAATATCTTTTTGTATGGTTAGTAATGTATGGTTCAGCTTATGTATTTGGAAAAAGAGAACATATGCAAATATCTTTTGTTAGAGATCTTGCTTCTCCACCAATTAGAAAAATAATAGATATTATTCAAGAAATAATTATAACAATTTTTGTTATAACTGTTATGATTTATGGAGGATATTTTAGTTCTCTAAGACAAATGGGACAATTAGATGCAGCATTACAAATACCAATGGGTGTTGTTTATTCTGCTATTCCAATAAGTGGGATATTTATAATATTTTATGCAATTTTGAATATAACAAAAATTGCTAAAAAAGATTAA
- a CDS encoding tripartite tricarboxylate transporter substrate binding protein: MKKKLVALLFMILGIFTFGKDYPTKNINLIVPFAAGGGTDAVARKLGSLLERELGQPVIIVNRTGGAGAVGMTAGSTSKKDGYTITMITREIVSLPLMKLSPITYKNFDLVSLVNMDPAVVLVGKDSKYKTFQDILDDAKARPEKVKFASTAKPNFYALAIENKVGVKFNHIPYNGAGEVVPALLGNHADFTLMGPGEAIGQIKSGQFRALGLMATERSATLPEIPTLGELGYDIVSGTWRGIAVPKGTDPEIVDTLNNAIEKVTKSEDFNNFMNNANFGVKYLGPKDFEKFIEDDTKVIKEIIDNLN, from the coding sequence ATGAAGAAAAAATTGGTAGCACTATTATTTATGATTTTAGGTATTTTTACTTTTGGAAAAGATTATCCAACTAAAAATATCAACTTAATTGTTCCATTTGCAGCAGGTGGAGGAACTGATGCAGTAGCAAGAAAATTAGGAAGTCTATTAGAAAGAGAATTAGGGCAACCAGTTATAATTGTAAACAGAACAGGTGGAGCAGGGGCAGTAGGAATGACTGCAGGTTCTACATCTAAAAAAGATGGTTATACAATCACAATGATAACAAGAGAAATTGTATCTTTACCATTAATGAAGTTATCACCAATAACATATAAAAATTTTGACTTAGTATCATTAGTTAATATGGACCCAGCAGTAGTTTTAGTTGGAAAAGATTCTAAATATAAAACTTTCCAAGATATTTTAGATGATGCAAAAGCAAGACCAGAAAAAGTTAAATTTGCAAGTACAGCTAAACCTAATTTCTATGCTTTAGCAATAGAAAATAAGGTAGGAGTTAAATTTAATCATATTCCTTATAATGGAGCAGGAGAAGTTGTTCCAGCTTTATTAGGAAATCATGCTGATTTTACTTTAATGGGACCTGGAGAAGCAATTGGACAAATAAAATCTGGGCAATTTAGAGCATTAGGATTAATGGCTACAGAAAGATCTGCTACTTTACCTGAAATACCAACATTAGGTGAATTAGGATATGATATAGTTTCTGGAACTTGGAGAGGAATAGCTGTGCCAAAAGGAACAGATCCAGAAATAGTTGATACATTAAATAATGCAATAGAAAAAGTTACAAAATCAGAAGACTTTAATAACTTTATGAATAATGCAAACTTTGGCGTAAAATATCTAGGACCTAAAGATTTCGAAAAATTCATAGAAGATGATACAAAAGTAATAAAAGAAATTATAGATAATTTAAACTAA
- a CDS encoding AEC family transporter, with protein sequence MENIILKVISLIFIIFFGYFLKKLSFFKKDDYKLISKIAINITLPAATIISFQSFTKDNSLIIFIFLGIFCNLLLLQIGSFISKNKNNKIRALYMISSSGYNMGSFTIPFLSNILGPLGVIGACMFDTGNAPFCIGGAYAITNLHLKNSSNQNLKEILMRLIFSPAFLIYIILVFLSFNDIKIPTSFINFITPIGSSNTFLSMLMIGMMFEIEFKKEYFIQSLSILFTRYIFASIIAFIFYNFLPFSLEIRKIITIIMFAPISGLSPIFIDKCNGNVGLAGFISSISIIISVIIMISLLFII encoded by the coding sequence ATGGAAAATATTATATTAAAAGTAATTTCTCTTATTTTTATAATCTTTTTTGGATATTTTTTAAAAAAACTTTCTTTTTTTAAAAAAGATGATTATAAATTAATTTCCAAAATAGCAATAAATATAACATTGCCTGCTGCTACTATAATTAGTTTTCAAAGTTTTACTAAAGATAACTCTCTTATTATTTTTATTTTTTTAGGAATTTTTTGTAATCTTTTACTCTTACAAATAGGTTCTTTTATTTCCAAAAATAAAAATAATAAAATAAGGGCTTTATATATGATATCTAGTTCTGGATATAATATGGGTTCTTTTACAATTCCTTTTTTATCTAATATTTTAGGCCCTCTTGGAGTTATTGGTGCTTGTATGTTTGATACTGGTAATGCTCCTTTTTGTATAGGAGGAGCTTATGCTATAACTAATTTACATCTAAAAAACTCTTCAAATCAGAATTTAAAAGAAATTTTAATGAGATTAATTTTTTCACCAGCTTTTTTAATTTATATTATATTAGTTTTTTTATCTTTTAACGATATTAAAATTCCAACTTCTTTTATAAATTTTATAACTCCAATTGGAAGCTCTAATACTTTTTTATCAATGTTAATGATTGGAATGATGTTTGAAATAGAATTTAAAAAAGAATATTTTATTCAATCTCTAAGTATTTTATTTACAAGATATATATTTGCTTCCATTATAGCTTTTATATTTTATAATTTCTTACCTTTCTCATTAGAGATTAGAAAAATAATTACAATTATAATGTTTGCTCCTATCTCAGGACTTAGTCCTATATTTATCGATAAATGTAATGGCAATGTTGGTTTGGCTGGATTTATTAGTTCTATTTCTATTATTATTAGTGTAATTATAATGATTTCTCTACTATTTATTATTTAA
- the kduI gene encoding 5-dehydro-4-deoxy-D-glucuronate isomerase has product MEIRYASSNKDAKSYDTTRLREEYLIQDLFTTNNIKLVYSHYDRIIVGGVCPTTEEIKLEGSKELGSNFFLERREMGIINVGEAGVVTLDGEEYTLNNKDAIYVGMGIEKVTFKSLNPEKPAKFYLNSAPAHHKYPTVKIGLEDARKVKLGSIETSNKRTINQYIHPDVCQSCQLVIGMTMLEDGSVWNSMPCHTHDRRMEVYFYFDMEEDTRIFHLMGEPTETRHIVMKKEEAVISPSWSIHSGVGTASYTFIWGMVGENQTFTDMDHIEMKDLR; this is encoded by the coding sequence ATGGAAATTCGTTATGCATCAAGTAATAAAGATGCTAAGTCATATGACACAACAAGACTTAGAGAAGAATATTTAATACAAGATTTATTTACAACAAATAATATAAAATTAGTTTATTCGCATTATGATAGAATAATTGTTGGGGGAGTTTGTCCAACAACAGAAGAAATAAAATTAGAAGGAAGTAAAGAATTAGGTTCTAATTTCTTTTTAGAGAGAAGAGAGATGGGAATTATAAATGTTGGAGAAGCAGGTGTAGTTACATTAGATGGAGAAGAATATACTTTAAATAATAAAGATGCTATTTATGTAGGAATGGGAATAGAAAAAGTGACATTTAAATCTCTAAATCCAGAAAAACCAGCTAAATTTTATTTAAACTCAGCTCCAGCTCATCATAAATATCCAACAGTAAAAATAGGATTAGAGGATGCTAGAAAAGTAAAATTAGGAAGTATTGAAACATCGAATAAAAGAACAATAAACCAATATATACATCCAGATGTTTGTCAATCATGTCAATTAGTTATAGGAATGACTATGTTAGAAGATGGTTCTGTATGGAATAGTATGCCATGTCATACACATGATAGAAGAATGGAAGTTTATTTTTATTTTGATATGGAAGAAGACACAAGAATATTTCATTTAATGGGAGAACCAACAGAAACAAGACATATAGTTATGAAAAAAGAAGAAGCTGTAATTTCACCTTCATGGTCAATTCATAGTGGAGTAGGAACAGCAAGTTATACATTTATCTGGGGAATGGTTGGAGAAAATCAAACTTTTACAGATATGGATCATATAGAGATGAAAGATTTAAGATAG
- a CDS encoding GntR family transcriptional regulator, with the protein MKLDNVIKNKNENSRQYAYRVIKENIMVLNIEPGECISEIELGNLLNISRTPIREALVRLTEEKLIDVFPQKGSFVSKIDLKLVEEALFLRDLCEKKLLTMACEDKIPEPLLKSLEKNLAYQKIIIDFDENLHKFFDLDNEFHSIIFEYYGKSNVWKSIKRLATHFDRLRLIDALQISNATKTFEQHQEIVNIIKYKKTDIIDPFVSEHLSKFKHVISTYLKKYPHYFLK; encoded by the coding sequence ATGAAATTAGATAATGTAATTAAAAATAAAAATGAAAATAGTCGTCAATATGCCTATAGAGTAATAAAAGAAAATATTATGGTTTTAAATATTGAACCTGGTGAATGTATTAGCGAAATTGAGTTAGGAAACCTTCTAAATATTAGTAGGACTCCTATAAGGGAAGCTCTTGTTAGATTAACTGAAGAAAAATTAATTGATGTTTTTCCACAAAAAGGTTCTTTTGTCTCTAAAATAGATTTGAAGTTAGTAGAAGAAGCTTTATTTTTAAGAGATTTATGTGAAAAAAAACTTTTAACTATGGCTTGCGAGGATAAAATTCCAGAGCCATTATTAAAATCATTAGAAAAAAATCTAGCTTATCAAAAAATCATCATTGATTTCGATGAAAATTTACATAAATTTTTTGATCTTGATAATGAATTCCATTCTATTATATTTGAATACTATGGTAAATCTAATGTTTGGAAAAGTATAAAGAGATTGGCAACACATTTTGATAGATTAAGACTTATTGATGCTTTACAGATTTCAAATGCTACAAAAACTTTTGAACAACACCAAGAAATAGTAAATATCATTAAGTACAAAAAAACAGATATTATTGACCCTTTTGTTTCAGAGCATTTATCTAAATTTAAACATGTTATTTCTACATATTTGAAAAAATATCCCCATTATTTTTTAAAATAA
- a CDS encoding IclR family transcriptional regulator, translated as MENIHKPTERVINILNIIAKNSGKLTFSNISKLLVIPKSTLSPILKTLTELEVIILDPSSQTYSIGLSSFQIGQAYLENKSGLNIIKSHMRIISEKCNETCQLGINHNHEVLYLTKVESSHPIKLLSSIGHNLPLYCTALGRVFLMDYSESAIRNLYLKGLEKFTQNTVDNIDDLINIINISKKNQFASEFGEVTSDACCIAVPIYINNNIRGAIGVSLSTIRATEEHITNIKLLLKEHSSLITKEFEELNIKSIV; from the coding sequence ATGGAAAATATTCATAAGCCAACTGAAAGAGTAATAAATATTTTAAACATAATTGCTAAAAATTCAGGAAAATTAACATTTTCAAATATTTCAAAATTATTAGTCATACCTAAAAGTACTCTTTCTCCTATATTAAAAACTCTCACAGAACTAGAAGTAATTATTTTAGACCCCAGTTCTCAAACATACTCTATTGGTTTATCAAGTTTCCAAATAGGTCAAGCTTATTTAGAAAATAAAAGTGGTTTAAATATTATAAAATCACATATGAGAATTATTTCTGAAAAATGTAACGAAACTTGTCAATTGGGAATTAATCATAATCATGAAGTTCTTTATCTAACAAAAGTAGAATCATCTCATCCGATAAAGCTTCTTTCTTCTATTGGACACAATTTACCTTTATATTGTACTGCTTTAGGAAGAGTTTTTTTAATGGATTATTCTGAGTCAGCTATTAGAAATTTATACTTAAAAGGTTTAGAAAAATTTACTCAAAATACTGTTGACAATATAGACGACTTAATCAATATTATTAATATATCTAAAAAAAATCAATTTGCATCTGAATTTGGCGAGGTCACTTCTGATGCTTGTTGTATTGCGGTTCCTATCTATATCAATAATAATATTAGAGGAGCAATTGGAGTTAGTTTATCTACTATAAGAGCTACTGAAGAACATATTACTAATATAAAACTTTTATTAAAAGAACATTCTTCTTTAATAACTAAAGAATTTGAAGAATTAAATATAAAAAGTATTGTATAA